A genomic region of Marinobacter sp. NP-4(2019) contains the following coding sequences:
- a CDS encoding PhoX family protein, whose product MAKQDLDPNYLDPDYEPVVNHSGNTPFTSVLASRLKRRTVMKGTVGAALTSLMGAGLVACSDDNSDDNGNVDGGNGSSDGAQSETELGFKAVAVSDANQVIVPEGYTAQPFVPWGTPLTGDYPDYRADGTNTGADQENQVGMHHDGMHFFPIDQKAGGNSSTEGLLVMNHEYINQSALHPSGATTNGDGTRPADEVRKEVAAHGISVIHIKRSTDGEWDVVHGSPFNRRVTGGTPMDLRGPLRGYEKLVTKYSPTATETRGTLNNCAMGPTPWGTYLAAEENWHGYFANSDATQPREQVRHGVGSASRYDWELADSAEDRYLRFDVSVKEASADLDYRNEANTYGFMVEIDPFTPESKPQKRTALGRFGHEGVIFAPAKEGEPVVCYSGDDSRFEYIYKFVSAQPYHAATAGGYLLDEGTLYVARFNEDGSGDWLPLSLDDEEFSAKVAAAVGTNVGDIAFDGFDSQQDVLLNTRLAADIAGATTMDRPEWGAVDPRTGEVYFTLTNNSNRGKDGYDDVNAANPVVENRTGHIIRWMEAGNDHAATAFEWDIFVFAGEQGTETVVDGEAIVTLDDSNLFNSPDGLWFDYNGRLWIQTDGSWSEPYLNNMMLAADPRTRDIRRFFVGPYGCEVTGVVTTPDGKTMFVNIQHPQGNWPNADESRPRDATVIVTRDDGGVVGA is encoded by the coding sequence ATGGCTAAGCAAGACCTGGACCCCAATTATCTTGATCCGGATTACGAGCCCGTGGTCAATCACTCGGGTAACACCCCGTTTACCTCTGTTCTGGCGTCGCGGTTGAAGCGACGTACCGTAATGAAAGGAACCGTGGGTGCTGCGTTGACCAGTCTTATGGGGGCGGGGCTGGTGGCTTGCTCCGACGACAACAGTGATGACAACGGCAACGTCGATGGTGGAAACGGTAGTTCTGATGGCGCTCAAAGCGAAACAGAACTCGGTTTCAAGGCTGTTGCCGTCTCTGATGCGAACCAGGTAATTGTGCCTGAGGGCTATACCGCACAGCCTTTTGTTCCCTGGGGAACGCCTTTGACCGGTGATTATCCGGACTATCGCGCGGATGGAACCAACACCGGGGCTGACCAGGAAAATCAAGTGGGCATGCACCACGATGGCATGCACTTTTTCCCCATCGACCAGAAAGCTGGCGGCAACAGCTCTACGGAAGGTCTGCTGGTGATGAACCATGAATACATCAACCAGTCTGCGCTGCATCCATCCGGTGCCACCACGAACGGAGACGGTACCCGGCCTGCGGATGAGGTCCGCAAGGAAGTGGCTGCCCACGGCATCTCCGTTATCCATATCAAGCGATCCACGGATGGTGAGTGGGACGTGGTCCATGGCAGTCCGTTCAACCGTAGGGTCACCGGTGGCACACCAATGGATCTCCGCGGGCCACTGCGTGGTTATGAAAAGCTGGTCACCAAATACAGTCCAACGGCCACTGAAACCCGGGGCACACTTAACAATTGTGCGATGGGCCCCACTCCCTGGGGAACCTACCTGGCGGCTGAAGAGAACTGGCACGGCTACTTCGCCAACAGCGACGCCACCCAGCCCCGCGAGCAGGTACGGCATGGAGTGGGTTCAGCTTCTCGCTATGACTGGGAGCTGGCCGACAGTGCAGAGGATCGGTACCTGCGGTTTGATGTTTCTGTAAAGGAGGCATCCGCCGACCTGGATTACCGGAACGAAGCCAATACCTATGGCTTCATGGTGGAGATTGATCCGTTCACGCCGGAGAGTAAGCCACAAAAGCGGACTGCCCTGGGGCGTTTTGGGCATGAAGGCGTCATCTTTGCTCCCGCGAAAGAGGGAGAACCGGTGGTTTGCTATTCCGGTGATGATTCCCGTTTCGAATACATCTACAAGTTTGTTTCCGCGCAGCCATACCACGCAGCAACCGCCGGCGGTTACCTGCTGGACGAAGGCACGCTGTATGTGGCGCGCTTCAACGAAGATGGTTCCGGGGATTGGTTGCCACTCTCACTGGACGATGAAGAATTCTCCGCGAAGGTGGCAGCAGCCGTGGGCACCAACGTCGGGGATATTGCCTTTGATGGCTTCGACAGTCAGCAGGATGTTCTGCTCAATACCCGCCTGGCCGCGGACATCGCGGGTGCAACCACAATGGATCGTCCGGAGTGGGGCGCGGTGGACCCGAGAACAGGCGAAGTCTATTTCACCCTGACCAACAACAGTAACCGGGGCAAGGACGGATATGACGACGTCAACGCCGCGAATCCGGTGGTTGAGAACCGCACAGGCCACATCATTCGCTGGATGGAAGCGGGCAATGACCATGCCGCCACGGCGTTTGAGTGGGATATTTTCGTGTTTGCCGGCGAGCAGGGCACCGAAACAGTCGTGGACGGCGAAGCCATTGTGACCCTCGACGATTCCAACCTGTTCAACAGTCCGGATGGTCTCTGGTTCGATTACAACGGTCGTCTGTGGATCCAGACCGATGGGAGCTGGAGTGAGCCGTACCTCAACAACATGATGCTGGCCGCCGATCCGCGGACACGGGATATTCGCCGGTTTTTCGTTGGCCCGTATGGATGTGAGGTTACGGGTGTTGTCACAACCCCGGATGGCAAGACCATGTTTGTCAACATCCAGCATCCACAGGGTAACTGGCCTAATGCCGATGAATCCCGGCCCCGGGATGCAACGGTTATTGTGACCAGGGATGATGGTGGTGTTGTTGGTGCCTGA
- a CDS encoding thrombospondin type 3 repeat-containing protein, translated as MKINQFNWYMALLFTAVLALAGCKSDSNGGSDNGSGGDVGGDVIQQDGDGDGVVDLEDNCPFASNPGQTDTDGDGIGDVCDTDADGDGDGVDDTLDNCPTVSNPDQNDIDNDGTGDACDPDMDGDTVENSADNCPTVSNPGQGDRDGDGTGDACDTDADGDGVDDKVDNGDGTFTSISSSEGGDNCPLEPNADQADSDGDGTGDACEDVNDPDGDGIATGDNCPLTFNPDQTDTDGDGFGDACDTDVDGDGVLNDVDNCPETANADQADTDGDGVGDACDLVDDSTYACAVSGEQFVPLLAPESSASDTSSGCLICSVANLGNLVDDDLTNATTLRLELNVAGYVAARVVDSSRIYPANNVVGVAVSDPENALSVDLLESITIATYLNGEVQESNVDFSVLGLDLNGQLGDTEVAFLTLQTSLTFNGIEIRNGALADVLSDLNVHAMCASPTDIL; from the coding sequence ATGAAAATAAATCAATTTAACTGGTATATGGCATTGCTGTTCACGGCGGTGTTGGCGTTGGCTGGTTGTAAGTCGGATAGTAATGGCGGATCTGATAATGGTTCCGGGGGTGATGTCGGTGGTGATGTCATTCAACAGGATGGTGATGGTGATGGTGTTGTTGATCTTGAGGATAATTGCCCCTTTGCCAGCAACCCTGGCCAGACTGATACGGACGGTGATGGGATCGGTGATGTGTGCGATACCGATGCCGATGGTGACGGGGATGGTGTGGACGACACCCTCGATAATTGTCCCACTGTGAGCAACCCGGATCAGAACGACATCGACAATGATGGCACGGGTGATGCATGTGATCCTGACATGGATGGTGACACTGTGGAGAACTCTGCGGATAACTGTCCGACGGTTTCCAACCCCGGCCAGGGCGATCGTGATGGTGACGGCACAGGCGATGCGTGTGACACCGATGCCGATGGCGATGGTGTGGATGATAAGGTCGACAATGGCGATGGTACATTCACGTCCATTTCTTCGTCGGAAGGTGGTGATAACTGCCCGCTTGAGCCCAATGCGGATCAGGCCGATTCTGACGGTGATGGCACCGGTGATGCCTGTGAAGATGTCAACGATCCTGATGGCGATGGCATTGCGACCGGTGATAACTGCCCATTGACGTTCAACCCGGATCAGACGGATACCGATGGCGATGGTTTCGGTGATGCCTGTGATACCGATGTTGATGGCGATGGCGTTCTGAATGACGTGGATAACTGTCCGGAGACAGCGAATGCCGATCAGGCTGATACTGACGGCGATGGCGTCGGTGACGCCTGTGACCTGGTGGATGATTCAACATATGCCTGCGCGGTGAGCGGTGAGCAGTTTGTGCCGCTGCTGGCGCCTGAGTCCTCTGCCAGCGATACCTCCAGTGGCTGTCTGATCTGCAGCGTTGCCAACCTCGGAAACCTGGTGGACGACGATCTGACTAATGCAACAACTCTTAGGCTGGAATTGAACGTTGCCGGCTACGTTGCGGCCAGGGTTGTGGATAGTTCCAGGATTTATCCGGCTAACAACGTTGTAGGGGTTGCGGTGTCTGATCCTGAGAACGCGCTTAGTGTGGACCTGCTGGAAAGCATCACGATTGCGACTTATCTAAACGGTGAGGTTCAGGAGTCCAATGTCGATTTTTCAGTTCTGGGGCTTGATCTGAATGGGCAGTTGGGAGATACGGAGGTTGCGTTCCTGACTCTCCAGACGTCCCTGACGTTTAACGGCATCGAGATACGAAACGGTGCCCTGGCGGACGTACTTAGTGATCTGAACGTTCACGCAATGTGTGCCAGCCCGACAGATATCCTGTAG
- a CDS encoding acyl-CoA dehydrogenase, protein MTDTLIDRRDLSFQLYEVLDTDSLTTRERFSEHSRDTFDAVIETADKMAREKFATHNSAADKDEPRFVNGQVEMLPQVKEAFDAYAEAGFIAGRYDYDLGGMQLPESVMAACNGFFTAANPGTAGYPFLTTAAANLIRVFGNEQQKANFLPHMLSGRFTGTMALTEPHAGSSLADIRTSASPTDDGHYLIKGAKIFISGGEQSITENIVHMVLAKIKGAPAGVKGISLFIVPKFLVDEEGNPTERNGVSLAGLIHKLGYRGTTSTALSFGDDAPCHGYLVGEPHQGLKYMFQMMNEARVGVGFGAAVVGYRGYMHSLEYAKDRLQGRKASEKSPESPQVPIIDHADVRRMLLAQKAYSEGGLALCLYGARLMDDQHTHPDEQKRLEAGKLLDLLTPVIKAWPSEYGPKANDLAIQVYGGAGYTREYPVEQCWRDNRLNPIHEGTNGIQALDLLGRKIWQDQSHGLQLLMQEMQVDLEAATTDRCQQWALSLSETLQQAVKVTQDLGKSLMVGDVDKPLANAACYLHLFGHIIVAWMWLRQANAAANALASANSDDERNFYQGKLQAAQYFFHWELPTVAQDLVLLRNQDDTCLNMKSEWF, encoded by the coding sequence ATGACTGACACCCTGATCGACCGCCGCGACCTGTCGTTCCAGCTTTATGAAGTCCTCGATACCGACAGCCTCACCACCCGCGAGCGCTTCAGCGAACACAGCCGCGACACCTTTGATGCCGTCATCGAAACCGCCGACAAAATGGCCCGGGAAAAATTTGCCACCCACAACAGCGCGGCCGACAAAGACGAGCCCAGATTCGTCAACGGCCAGGTCGAGATGCTCCCCCAGGTCAAAGAAGCCTTCGACGCCTACGCGGAAGCCGGCTTTATCGCCGGCCGCTACGATTACGACCTGGGTGGCATGCAACTGCCGGAATCGGTCATGGCCGCCTGCAACGGCTTCTTCACCGCCGCTAACCCGGGCACCGCTGGCTACCCGTTCCTGACCACCGCCGCCGCCAACCTGATCCGTGTGTTCGGCAACGAGCAGCAGAAAGCTAACTTCTTGCCCCACATGCTCAGCGGTCGCTTTACCGGCACTATGGCCCTCACCGAACCCCATGCCGGCTCATCCCTGGCGGATATCCGTACCTCGGCCTCGCCCACCGATGACGGCCACTATCTGATCAAAGGCGCCAAAATTTTCATTTCCGGTGGCGAACAGTCCATCACCGAGAACATCGTTCACATGGTACTGGCGAAAATCAAAGGCGCCCCGGCAGGTGTGAAAGGCATCTCCCTGTTTATAGTGCCCAAATTCCTGGTAGATGAAGAGGGCAATCCCACCGAGCGTAACGGCGTCAGTCTTGCCGGCCTGATCCACAAGCTCGGCTACCGGGGTACCACATCCACTGCATTGAGTTTCGGTGATGATGCGCCCTGTCACGGTTACCTGGTTGGCGAACCTCACCAGGGGCTGAAGTACATGTTCCAGATGATGAACGAAGCCCGGGTCGGCGTCGGCTTTGGTGCTGCGGTAGTCGGTTATCGCGGTTACATGCATAGCCTGGAATACGCCAAAGACCGACTGCAGGGCCGCAAGGCCAGCGAGAAGAGCCCGGAATCGCCACAGGTGCCGATCATTGATCATGCGGATGTACGGCGTATGCTGCTGGCCCAAAAAGCCTACAGCGAGGGTGGCCTGGCCTTGTGCCTGTACGGGGCCCGGCTGATGGACGACCAGCATACCCACCCGGACGAACAGAAGCGCCTGGAAGCCGGCAAGCTGCTGGACCTGCTTACCCCGGTGATCAAGGCCTGGCCATCCGAATACGGTCCCAAGGCCAACGACCTGGCGATCCAGGTCTACGGCGGTGCCGGTTACACCCGGGAATACCCGGTGGAGCAGTGCTGGCGTGATAACCGCCTCAACCCGATCCACGAGGGTACCAACGGCATCCAGGCCCTGGATCTGCTGGGGCGCAAGATCTGGCAGGACCAGAGCCATGGCCTGCAACTGCTGATGCAGGAAATGCAGGTGGACCTGGAAGCTGCAACCACCGACCGTTGCCAGCAATGGGCGCTGTCCCTGAGCGAAACCCTGCAGCAGGCGGTCAAAGTCACCCAGGACCTGGGCAAATCCCTGATGGTAGGCGATGTGGACAAACCCCTGGCCAATGCCGCCTGCTACCTGCACCTGTTCGGTCACATCATCGTCGCCTGGATGTGGCTCCGCCAGGCCAACGCCGCCGCCAATGCCCTGGCGTCCGCCAACAGTGATGACGAGCGCAATTTCTACCAGGGCAAGCTCCAGGCCGCCCAGTACTTTTTTCACTGGGAACTGCCAACCGTGGCACAGGACCTGGTCCTGCTGAGGAATCAGGACGATACTTGTCTGAACATGAAATCCGAATGGTTCTAG
- a CDS encoding DUF4870 family protein gives MTDPEFIPADSDPVARRSDPARNLAVLVYILQGLSFFLGGITGLVGVIINYVKMDDVRGTWIEPHFRWQIRTFWIGLLWTVIGIVTTPLIIGWFVLLGISIWLIFRIVKGALALNDGKAP, from the coding sequence GTGACCGACCCCGAATTCATTCCTGCCGATTCAGATCCTGTCGCCCGTCGGTCCGACCCGGCCCGTAACCTGGCCGTGTTGGTTTATATCCTGCAGGGGCTGTCTTTTTTCCTGGGAGGGATCACCGGACTGGTTGGCGTCATTATCAACTACGTCAAGATGGATGATGTCAGAGGTACCTGGATCGAGCCTCATTTTCGTTGGCAAATTCGCACTTTCTGGATCGGGTTGTTGTGGACGGTCATCGGCATCGTTACCACGCCGCTTATTATTGGCTGGTTTGTGTTGCTGGGGATTTCCATCTGGCTGATTTTCCGGATTGTGAAGGGGGCCCTGGCCCTGAATGACGGAAAAGCGCCATAG
- a CDS encoding crotonase/enoyl-CoA hydratase family protein, whose amino-acid sequence MALVNVEEKSHILLIGLNRPDKMNAMNRAMYHEIAAAYHQLENDPDLRVGLMYAEGDHFTSGLQLDDWAEVFANGTGIEPGEGELDPFHVTGEGLTKPVVFAAQGICFTCGVEMMLNTDVRVAAKGTRFAQLEVKRGIFACGGATIRLQREIGWGNAQRYLLTGDEWTAEQAFQWGLIQELVEPGEQFNVAMDIAEKIARAAPLGVQGSLKSSKIAVSEGQEAAKQRLFPDLRPIMASEDVKEGIQSFLERRDAVFKGR is encoded by the coding sequence ATGGCTCTGGTTAACGTAGAAGAGAAAAGCCACATCCTTCTGATCGGGCTGAACCGCCCGGACAAAATGAACGCCATGAACCGGGCGATGTACCACGAAATCGCAGCGGCCTATCATCAACTGGAGAACGATCCTGACCTGAGAGTCGGTCTGATGTACGCCGAAGGCGACCACTTCACTAGCGGTCTGCAACTGGATGACTGGGCCGAGGTGTTCGCCAATGGCACAGGCATTGAACCGGGGGAAGGCGAGCTCGACCCCTTCCACGTTACCGGTGAAGGCCTCACCAAACCGGTTGTTTTCGCCGCCCAGGGCATCTGTTTTACCTGCGGCGTCGAAATGATGCTCAATACAGACGTTCGCGTTGCGGCCAAAGGCACCCGCTTCGCACAGTTGGAAGTCAAACGCGGCATCTTTGCCTGTGGTGGTGCGACCATTCGTCTGCAACGTGAAATCGGCTGGGGCAATGCCCAGCGTTACCTGCTCACCGGTGACGAATGGACCGCCGAGCAGGCTTTCCAGTGGGGGCTGATTCAGGAACTGGTGGAGCCGGGTGAGCAGTTCAACGTCGCCATGGACATTGCTGAGAAAATTGCCAGGGCAGCGCCGCTGGGAGTACAGGGCAGTCTCAAATCATCAAAAATTGCTGTCAGCGAAGGGCAGGAAGCCGCGAAGCAGCGGTTGTTCCCGGATTTGCGGCCGATCATGGCCAGCGAGGATGTAAAAGAGGGCATTCAGTCGTTTCTTGAAAGAAGGGACGCGGTTTTTAAAGGAAGGTAA
- a CDS encoding OmpA family protein, whose translation MRKPIQIPSLLAASILVTLASEVAQATDSVQHTTEMSVMGVYIEPDSDRTDEYGSAVRVIYGIRLDRHWWLEPQGFAGVIETGESGFTDYYQQGLGADLSYRFFGDQEFTPYGLIGGGVSRNDVANNSSSEFGGFANVGLGLMTSPLTQSGLRIRGDARYFYDSFDDGQSDIQFSLGLTVPIGATRRQIVEKTTVVEREVVVEKDFADSDGDGVVDGVDQCPNTLEGLEVNSVGCVDTDREQSVVLLGVTFEFNSDRLTANARDLLVRTADALKGQPDLEVELAGHTDSVGSEEYNRDLSQRRAESVRNYLIDLGVAPDQMIATGYGESDPVRSNDTEEGRERNRRVEFNVLSR comes from the coding sequence ATGAGGAAGCCGATACAAATACCTTCGTTGCTGGCCGCAAGCATTCTTGTGACGCTGGCGTCGGAAGTGGCCCAGGCTACAGACAGCGTTCAGCACACCACCGAGATGTCGGTCATGGGTGTCTATATTGAGCCGGATAGTGATCGCACCGACGAATATGGCTCTGCCGTACGGGTGATCTACGGTATTCGTCTGGACAGGCACTGGTGGCTCGAGCCCCAGGGCTTTGCCGGGGTCATCGAAACCGGCGAATCCGGATTCACTGACTATTACCAGCAGGGTCTGGGTGCAGATCTGAGCTACCGTTTCTTCGGTGACCAGGAATTTACCCCCTATGGCCTGATTGGTGGCGGTGTTTCCCGAAATGACGTTGCCAACAATTCCTCAAGCGAGTTCGGCGGCTTTGCCAACGTCGGGCTCGGCCTGATGACTTCTCCCTTGACACAATCCGGGCTCCGTATCCGCGGTGATGCCCGTTATTTCTATGACTCCTTTGACGATGGCCAGTCCGATATCCAGTTCAGTCTGGGGCTCACTGTCCCGATTGGCGCCACTCGCAGGCAGATTGTCGAGAAGACAACGGTTGTTGAACGCGAAGTGGTGGTCGAGAAGGACTTTGCCGATTCCGATGGTGATGGTGTGGTTGACGGTGTCGACCAGTGCCCGAACACTCTGGAAGGGCTGGAAGTGAATTCGGTGGGCTGTGTTGATACCGATCGGGAACAATCTGTGGTCCTGCTGGGGGTTACCTTTGAGTTCAATTCCGATCGTTTGACCGCCAATGCCCGGGACCTGCTGGTTCGTACCGCCGATGCCCTGAAGGGGCAGCCGGATCTGGAAGTGGAACTGGCCGGCCATACCGACAGTGTCGGTTCGGAAGAGTACAACCGTGATCTCTCCCAGAGGCGGGCGGAATCGGTTCGAAACTACCTGATTGACCTGGGGGTTGCGCCAGATCAGATGATTGCCACCGGCTACGGTGAATCAGATCCGGTTCGCAGCAACGACACAGAAGAAGGACGAGAGCGGAATCGTCGCGTTGAATTCAACGTGCTCTCCCGCTAA
- a CDS encoding methyl-accepting chemotaxis protein yields the protein MALLSRPVVFMGAILAVAIGGAGILVASVTGLDAPSLLIGIIVGLVAASVYFVLRVLEPVERGLKELNSGQLSEGNPLSDQCGRLVSDARVGRALVETLSGSADKNAISAAQVSYAADQLKLRLDRQVEETAQMADYTGQITETVRESSRQATDAATMAQQASQISAEGRQALTGAIESVRVVHQQSGENLRLIQELNEKSNKIQGVTTTIQGIAEQTNLLALNAAIEAARAGDQGRGFAVVADEVRQLAGRTAQATGEVAETLQDIRNDTTLIVTRIEDLARSVEEGLISVENVGEQLDQIRDQSDHLQQQVARIAENDQNNEQSLERVFMAIGTVRDQISESDGSVKSLAEQAATLMELAEKANAAFALNSDASYHRFFYQQAREGADRIGQLFEQAIRDGKITQGALFDKTRKPVPNTRPQKYSSAFDQFTDQYLPSVQEAVKDSHNAVVFAIAAAPDGYVPTHNRDFAHAPTGDPDVDLVKSRSKRLFNDRTGARCGNHTQDMLLQTYRRDTGEIMHDLSVPVYVNGRHWGGFRVGYRPDNH from the coding sequence ATGGCACTACTTTCGCGACCTGTGGTCTTTATGGGAGCAATCCTGGCGGTTGCAATCGGGGGCGCTGGCATACTGGTGGCATCTGTGACCGGTCTGGACGCGCCTTCACTGCTCATAGGGATCATTGTTGGCCTGGTGGCCGCTTCCGTCTATTTTGTCCTGCGTGTCCTGGAGCCGGTTGAGCGGGGGCTGAAAGAACTTAACTCTGGTCAGTTGTCTGAGGGGAATCCCCTCAGTGATCAGTGTGGCCGTCTGGTATCGGATGCCAGGGTGGGGCGGGCGCTGGTTGAAACCCTCTCCGGGAGTGCCGATAAAAACGCCATTTCCGCTGCCCAGGTGTCATACGCTGCGGACCAGCTCAAACTTCGGCTGGACCGCCAGGTGGAAGAAACCGCCCAAATGGCAGACTATACCGGCCAGATCACTGAAACCGTCCGGGAGTCATCCCGTCAGGCAACCGATGCTGCGACCATGGCTCAACAGGCAAGTCAGATCAGTGCCGAGGGCCGTCAGGCTTTGACTGGCGCTATTGAAAGCGTGCGGGTCGTGCATCAGCAGTCCGGCGAGAATCTCAGGTTGATTCAGGAGCTGAATGAGAAATCCAACAAGATTCAGGGTGTCACAACCACCATTCAGGGGATCGCCGAACAGACCAATCTGCTGGCCTTGAATGCCGCCATTGAGGCGGCAAGGGCGGGCGACCAGGGGCGCGGTTTTGCCGTGGTGGCGGACGAGGTGCGGCAACTGGCCGGTCGGACGGCCCAGGCCACTGGCGAGGTGGCTGAGACCCTGCAGGATATTCGTAACGACACCACGCTGATTGTTACCCGTATTGAGGACCTGGCCCGAAGTGTGGAGGAAGGCCTGATCTCAGTTGAAAACGTGGGTGAGCAGCTGGATCAGATTCGCGATCAGTCCGATCACCTGCAGCAGCAAGTGGCCCGCATTGCGGAAAATGACCAGAATAACGAGCAGAGCCTTGAGCGGGTATTCATGGCTATCGGCACGGTTCGTGACCAGATTTCCGAAAGCGACGGTAGTGTGAAGTCCCTAGCTGAGCAGGCTGCAACGTTGATGGAGCTGGCCGAGAAAGCAAATGCCGCTTTCGCCCTCAACAGCGATGCCAGCTATCACCGTTTCTTCTACCAGCAGGCAAGGGAAGGGGCGGACAGAATCGGTCAGCTGTTTGAGCAGGCTATTCGTGATGGCAAAATCACCCAGGGAGCGCTGTTCGATAAAACCCGGAAGCCGGTTCCCAACACCCGGCCACAGAAGTATTCCAGTGCATTTGACCAGTTTACTGACCAGTATCTGCCGTCCGTTCAGGAGGCCGTCAAGGATTCGCATAATGCCGTGGTGTTTGCCATTGCTGCAGCGCCGGATGGCTACGTGCCAACCCACAACCGGGATTTCGCCCATGCCCCGACGGGGGATCCCGACGTCGACCTGGTGAAAAGCCGTAGCAAGCGGCTGTTCAATGACCGCACCGGGGCACGATGTGGCAACCACACCCAGGATATGTTGTTACAGACGTACCGGCGGGATACCGGCGAAATCATGCATGACCTGTCGGTGCCGGTATATGTAAATGGTCGCCATTGGGGTGGTTTCCGGGTCGGCTATCGTCCGGATAATCACTGA
- a CDS encoding alkane 1-monooxygenase yields the protein MNTKTRDNLDITETSSPSQAGQDWKDPKRYLWLMGPALPGIGLAALAGYAIAPKKLRALAWTGPALVHGIIPGLDRAIGEDQSNPPESAVKTLEQDKYYDRIVKAFIPTQYAMTFMGAWLASRKKTPLADRIGLTLTVGAINGVGINTAHELGHKSNKLNKLMAMAALAPTGYTHFVVEHNFGHHKRVATPEDPASSRMGESFWKFLPRTVVGGIKSAVKIEKARLARKGKGFWSLDNELLQGWAMSAGFFGATTLVCGPRAIPFLAAQAAYGASLLETVNYVEHYGLMRQKDAKGKYERTKPSHSWNSNHIVTNLFLYQLQRHSDHHAHPTRSFQALRHFEDAPQLPGGYASMLLPAYLPSWWYEMMDKRVIDHYEGDLEKINWDPDRKAELMAKYADYAAAVAAEAKARKEAPASEDAA from the coding sequence ATGAACACAAAAACCCGCGACAATCTGGATATAACGGAAACCTCCTCCCCGTCCCAGGCAGGCCAGGACTGGAAAGACCCCAAACGTTATCTATGGTTGATGGGACCCGCACTGCCGGGGATCGGACTTGCCGCTCTGGCGGGGTATGCCATTGCACCGAAAAAGCTCCGGGCCCTCGCCTGGACCGGACCGGCACTGGTACATGGCATCATTCCCGGGCTGGACCGGGCCATTGGAGAAGACCAAAGCAATCCTCCCGAATCGGCAGTCAAGACCCTGGAGCAGGACAAATACTACGACCGGATCGTCAAGGCGTTTATCCCCACCCAGTATGCCATGACGTTCATGGGGGCCTGGCTGGCAAGTCGTAAGAAAACACCCCTGGCAGACCGCATCGGACTGACCCTGACAGTGGGCGCCATTAACGGCGTCGGTATCAACACGGCTCACGAACTGGGCCACAAGTCCAACAAGCTGAATAAGCTGATGGCCATGGCGGCCCTCGCCCCAACGGGTTACACCCACTTTGTGGTGGAGCACAACTTTGGTCACCACAAACGGGTGGCAACCCCCGAGGACCCGGCCAGCAGTCGCATGGGGGAAAGCTTCTGGAAGTTCCTGCCACGAACGGTGGTGGGCGGCATCAAGTCAGCCGTAAAGATCGAGAAAGCACGACTGGCCCGCAAGGGCAAGGGATTCTGGAGTCTGGACAACGAGTTGCTACAGGGCTGGGCGATGAGCGCCGGGTTCTTTGGCGCCACCACCCTGGTGTGCGGGCCCCGCGCCATTCCGTTCCTGGCGGCACAGGCGGCCTACGGTGCCAGTTTGCTGGAGACAGTAAACTATGTGGAGCACTATGGCCTGATGCGTCAAAAGGATGCCAAGGGCAAGTACGAGCGTACCAAGCCGTCCCATAGCTGGAACAGCAATCACATTGTGACCAATCTGTTCCTGTATCAGCTGCAGCGCCACTCCGACCACCACGCGCATCCGACCCGCAGCTTCCAGGCTCTGCGTCACTTCGAGGACGCGCCGCAATTGCCGGGTGGTTATGCGTCGATGCTGTTGCCTGCCTATTTGCCGTCCTGGTGGTACGAGATGATGGATAAGCGGGTGATCGACCATTACGAGGGGGATCTGGAAAAGATCAACTGGGACCCTGACCGCAAAGCGGAGCTGATGGCCAAGTACGCGGACTATGCCGCCGCAGTGGCTGCCGAGGCCAAGGCACGCAAAGAGGCTCCCGCTTCGGAGGACGCCGCCTAG
- a CDS encoding DUF6316 family protein — MRDPKIPSSHTNRLVHTAFGWYALTREQSDLGPFPSKQEASEALSRHIHVYKGVNTRNDSDGKPHSGISLHDSAHCHKTNCALCAEAYILRQGMVAS, encoded by the coding sequence ATGCGAGACCCAAAAATTCCTTCCAGCCATACCAATCGACTGGTCCACACCGCTTTCGGCTGGTACGCACTGACCCGGGAACAGTCCGATCTGGGCCCATTCCCAAGCAAGCAGGAAGCCTCTGAGGCCTTGAGTCGCCATATCCACGTCTATAAGGGTGTAAACACCCGCAACGACAGTGACGGCAAGCCGCATTCCGGCATTTCACTTCATGACTCCGCACACTGCCACAAAACCAACTGCGCCCTGTGCGCCGAAGCGTATATTCTCCGTCAGGGGATGGTCGCTTCGTGA